The following are encoded together in the Xanthomonas vesicatoria ATCC 35937 genome:
- a CDS encoding DUF721 domain-containing protein, with product MSVMSKPKSNARNPSAPQQAIEAALGEKAGDPLRRALWLDALDRQLRPLLPPHLAIRCRLANVRGEQLVFLVDSPIWHAKVRLAETQLLDAARSIGLKATAVTVKTASTPLHSPIQQNRDRPRPVSEATHKGLREALASLQDVLPTKQ from the coding sequence ATGAGTGTCATGTCCAAGCCCAAGTCCAACGCACGCAACCCTTCCGCTCCGCAGCAGGCCATCGAGGCCGCGCTGGGTGAAAAGGCTGGCGACCCCTTGCGCCGAGCCTTATGGCTCGATGCGCTGGACCGGCAGTTGCGCCCCCTGTTACCGCCCCATCTGGCCATCCGTTGCCGGTTGGCCAATGTCCGAGGCGAACAGCTCGTTTTTCTGGTTGATTCACCGATCTGGCATGCCAAAGTGCGGCTCGCCGAGACCCAACTTCTTGATGCCGCCCGATCCATCGGGTTGAAGGCCACCGCAGTGACCGTCAAGACGGCAAGCACTCCGCTGCATTCCCCAATACAGCAGAACCGCGACCGTCCACGGCCGGTGTCCGAAGCCACGCACAAGGGTCTGCGCGAGGCGCTGGCGTCCCTGCAGGACGTCTTGCCGACTAAGCAGTGA
- a CDS encoding Nudix family hydrolase, giving the protein MPDSLRSIHVVAGVITDPRGRILLTRRTETRDMPGLWEFPGGKREPGETSEQALVRELHEELGIEAQVGEWVMDVPQLYPDKRLRLEVRHIVSWKGSPRGREGQAMTWVAADKLTRYSMPPADVPVVGVLRQPDRYLITPEPEDDTRWLEGLERALQDGVTRIQLRGRQVAPARWQALLHQVMNLRGRVRAQLLLNRDIVLAAELGIGVHLGSEQLAGLQERPLPAEQLVAASCHGLEELRHAQRLGCDFAVLGPVRATASHPGATPLGWDGFETLREQVSLPIYALGGMQAADLREARAHGAQGIAAIRSLWPQ; this is encoded by the coding sequence ATGCCCGATTCCCTTCGCTCCATCCACGTCGTTGCCGGCGTGATCACCGACCCGCGCGGCCGCATCCTGCTGACGCGCCGTACCGAAACCCGCGACATGCCCGGCCTGTGGGAATTCCCTGGCGGCAAGCGCGAGCCCGGCGAAACCTCCGAGCAGGCGCTGGTGCGCGAGCTCCATGAAGAACTCGGCATCGAGGCTCAGGTCGGCGAGTGGGTCATGGATGTGCCGCAGCTGTATCCGGACAAGCGCCTGCGCCTGGAGGTGCGCCACATCGTGAGCTGGAAAGGCAGCCCGCGCGGGCGCGAGGGCCAGGCGATGACCTGGGTGGCCGCCGACAAGCTCACTCGCTATTCGATGCCGCCGGCCGATGTGCCGGTAGTGGGCGTGCTGCGTCAGCCCGATCGCTATCTGATCACGCCCGAACCCGAGGACGATACGCGCTGGTTGGAGGGCCTGGAGCGCGCGCTGCAGGACGGGGTGACCCGCATCCAACTGCGCGGGCGCCAGGTCGCGCCAGCGCGTTGGCAGGCGTTGTTGCATCAGGTGATGAACCTGCGCGGCCGTGTGCGCGCGCAGTTGTTGCTCAATCGCGACATCGTGCTGGCTGCGGAACTAGGGATCGGCGTGCATCTGGGATCGGAGCAGTTGGCCGGTTTGCAGGAGCGCCCGCTGCCCGCAGAACAACTGGTGGCCGCCTCGTGCCATGGGCTGGAAGAATTGCGTCATGCGCAGCGACTTGGCTGCGATTTTGCGGTGCTGGGCCCGGTGCGGGCCACCGCATCGCACCCCGGGGCGACACCGTTGGGATGGGACGGCTTCGAGACCTTGCGCGAGCAGGTGTCGTTGCCGATCTACGCGCTCGGCGGGATGCAGGCGGCCGACCTGCGCGAAGCACGCGCGCATGGCGCGCAAGGCATTGCGGCCATTCGCTCGCTGTGGCCGCAGTAA
- a CDS encoding AAA family ATPase translates to MAAVSESPPTLVVFGGLPGVGKSAIAQALLTQCPAFYLRIDTIEQALRDSGELANKVGPAGYLIAYALAQANLRQGRVVVADCVNPLPVTRASWREVAQRTQSRLFEIEVVCSDRALHRQRVEARRSEIPGLRPPEWSSVVAHDYRVWTEPHWVIDSAMLSPRQAVVEIMRRLDAPPPSAS, encoded by the coding sequence GTGGCCGCAGTAAGCGAATCGCCGCCGACGTTGGTGGTGTTCGGTGGATTGCCGGGTGTGGGCAAGAGCGCCATCGCACAGGCCTTGTTGACGCAATGCCCAGCGTTTTATCTGCGGATCGACACCATCGAGCAGGCATTGCGCGACAGTGGTGAGCTCGCCAACAAGGTCGGGCCAGCCGGCTACCTGATCGCTTACGCACTCGCGCAGGCAAACCTGCGCCAAGGCCGTGTGGTGGTTGCCGACTGCGTGAACCCGTTGCCAGTGACGCGGGCGTCCTGGCGCGAGGTGGCGCAGCGCACGCAAAGCCGCCTGTTTGAGATCGAAGTGGTCTGCAGCGATCGCGCGCTGCACCGGCAGCGCGTGGAGGCGCGACGTAGCGAGATCCCAGGACTGCGTCCGCCGGAGTGGTCATCTGTGGTGGCGCATGACTATCGCGTCTGGACCGAGCCGCATTGGGTGATCGACAGCGCGATGTTGAGCCCGCGGCAGGCAGTTGTGGAGATCATGCGCCGTCTTGATGCGCCGCCTCCCAGCGCATCCTGA
- the metF gene encoding methylenetetrahydrofolate reductase [NAD(P)H] produces the protein MTHLSFEFYPPKTDDQRAQLDRTATKLKGYAPEYVSCTFGAGGSTLSYTSETVRHLKQKHGFEAAPHLSCVGGSRQEIRELLKLYRAIGCTRIVALRGDLPSGMGHPGDLRYASDLIAFIRAEHGDAFRIEVGAYPETHPQAVDALSDLRYFKAKVDAGADAAITQYFYNADAYFHFRDAVQRMGVEVPIIPGIMPISNFSQLRRFSEQCGAEIPRWIGKKMQSYGDDADAVRAFGADVVASLCERLIAGGAPALHFYTLNLAKPTTQVLQLLGR, from the coding sequence ATGACGCATCTCAGCTTCGAGTTTTACCCGCCCAAGACCGACGACCAGCGCGCGCAGCTGGACCGCACCGCAACCAAATTGAAGGGCTATGCGCCCGAATATGTGTCGTGCACCTTCGGCGCGGGCGGCTCCACGCTCAGCTACACCTCCGAGACGGTGCGCCACCTCAAACAGAAGCACGGCTTCGAGGCAGCGCCGCATCTGTCCTGTGTTGGCGGCAGCCGCCAGGAGATCCGTGAACTGCTCAAGCTGTATCGCGCCATTGGCTGCACCCGCATCGTGGCGCTGCGTGGCGACCTGCCCTCGGGCATGGGGCATCCGGGCGACCTGCGCTATGCGTCGGACCTGATCGCCTTCATCCGCGCCGAGCACGGCGATGCGTTCCGGATCGAAGTCGGCGCGTACCCGGAAACCCACCCGCAAGCGGTCGATGCCTTGAGCGACCTGCGCTACTTCAAGGCCAAGGTTGATGCCGGCGCCGATGCGGCGATCACCCAGTATTTCTACAACGCCGATGCCTACTTCCATTTCCGCGATGCGGTGCAGCGCATGGGCGTGGAGGTACCAATCATTCCCGGCATCATGCCGATCTCCAATTTCTCGCAGCTGCGGCGTTTTTCCGAGCAATGCGGTGCAGAGATCCCGCGTTGGATCGGCAAGAAAATGCAGTCTTACGGCGACGATGCCGATGCGGTGCGCGCCTTTGGTGCGGACGTGGTGGCCAGCCTGTGCGAGCGCCTGATCGCCGGCGGCGCACCGGCCTTGCACTTCTACACGCTCAACCTGGCCAAGCCGACTACACAGGTCCTGCAACTGCTGGGCCGCTGA
- a CDS encoding M23 family metallopeptidase: MALKKVVIKSRETRAQRMARQFQGFASDRPMVVLGAVLGLGMLIGVGASTATGMVTNSALQAKVAQQQAELAQAQRASQAQVNALAARMGELQAQATRLNALGERLTEMGKLKDGEFDFDEPVGVGGGDEPVSDMPVESLKETLGQVEQQFSASGQQLNVLASLMFDHQLEQNSVPSRMPIRNTYITSGFGGRADPFDGGSAFHKGVDFHANVGDPVMSVADGVVSYAGVRGGYGNVVEVDHGNGYVTRYAHNSRLVVKVGDLVRAGQQVARAGSSGRSTGAHVHFEVWADGRVVNPRKFLGDTNTPVGRRGRG, encoded by the coding sequence ATGGCGTTAAAAAAAGTTGTAATCAAATCTCGCGAAACCCGGGCCCAGCGTATGGCCCGCCAGTTCCAGGGCTTTGCGTCGGATCGACCGATGGTGGTGCTCGGCGCCGTACTCGGGCTGGGCATGCTGATCGGCGTCGGTGCAAGTACCGCTACCGGCATGGTGACCAATTCCGCGCTGCAGGCCAAGGTCGCGCAGCAACAGGCCGAGCTGGCCCAGGCGCAGCGCGCCTCGCAGGCACAGGTCAATGCACTGGCCGCACGCATGGGCGAGCTGCAGGCACAGGCCACCCGTCTCAATGCCTTGGGCGAACGGCTGACCGAAATGGGCAAGTTGAAGGACGGCGAGTTCGACTTCGACGAGCCGGTCGGCGTCGGTGGCGGCGATGAGCCGGTCAGCGACATGCCGGTCGAGTCGCTCAAGGAAACGCTAGGGCAAGTCGAACAGCAGTTCTCCGCCTCCGGCCAACAACTGAACGTATTGGCCTCGCTGATGTTCGATCATCAGCTCGAGCAGAATTCGGTGCCCTCGCGGATGCCGATCCGCAACACCTATATCACCTCGGGCTTTGGCGGTCGCGCCGATCCGTTCGACGGCGGCTCGGCCTTCCACAAGGGTGTGGACTTCCACGCCAACGTGGGCGACCCGGTGATGTCGGTCGCCGACGGCGTGGTCAGCTACGCGGGTGTGCGTGGTGGCTACGGCAACGTGGTCGAAGTGGACCATGGCAACGGCTACGTGACCCGCTACGCGCACAACTCGCGCCTGGTGGTGAAGGTGGGCGATCTGGTGCGCGCCGGCCAGCAGGTGGCCAGGGCCGGTTCCAGCGGCCGTTCCACCGGTGCGCACGTGCACTTCGAGGTGTGGGCCGATGGCCGCGTGGTCAATCCGCGCAAGTTCCTGGGCGACACCAACACGCCGGTGGGGCGCCGAGGGCGCGGTTGA
- the secA gene encoding preprotein translocase subunit SecA: MINSLLTRVFGSRNERQLRQLTRLVAQINALEPTIEKLSDAELQAKTPEFKQRLAAGESLDKILPDAFAVCREASRRVLGMRHYDVQLIGGMVLHLGKIAEMRTGEGKTLVATLPVYLNALQGEGVHVVTVNDYLARRDAAQMGKLYNWLGLSVGVVYPGMPHSDKREAYGSDITYGTNNEFGFDYLRDNMALSRADRYQRNLHYAIVDEVDSILIDEARTPLIISGPADESPELYIRVNRIVPQLTKQESEEGEGDYWIDEKGKQVHLSEAGMGHAEELLMQAGILENAEDGLYAAQNLSVVHHLNAALRAHAIYQRDVDYIVRDGEVVIVDEFTGRTLSGRRWSDGLHQAVEAKEGVPVQRENQTLASITFQNLFRMYKKLSGMTGTADTEAYEFQSIYGLEVVVIPTNRPTVRKDHPDQVFLNRKGKFNAVLADIEDCAKRGQPVLVGTTSIETSEMLSEHLRKAGVKHEVLNAKQHEREATIVANAGQPGAVTIATNMAGRGTDIVLGGSLESEYHALGEDAPEDARFKIKTDWQRRHDAVKAAGGLHIIGTERHESRRIDNQLRGRAGRQGDPGSSRFYLSLEDNLMRIFASDWVQKAMRMMGMKEDDVIEDRLVSRQIEKAQRKVEAHNFDIRKNLLDFDDVNNDQRKVIYAQRDELLDAESVKDNVDGIRGDVIYDLVARFVPPNSVDEQWDLQGLEATLESELGMPMALREMARTQEELDAEQIAAKVQAAVDAHFAEKEAAVGNDTMRALEKHVMLTVLDQGWKEHLAKMDYLRQGIYLRGYAQKQPKQEYKKEAFELFSEMLENVKREVVNLLARVRIRSEEEVAELEEQERRQAEARLMASQFQHQDAGGYGADEEVEQMQGGNAPVPVSQVTRDEPKVGRNDPCPCGSGKKYKHCHGQLS, encoded by the coding sequence ATGATCAACAGTCTGCTTACCCGTGTCTTTGGCAGTCGTAACGAACGCCAGCTGCGCCAGCTCACCCGCCTCGTCGCCCAGATCAATGCGCTGGAGCCGACGATCGAGAAGCTCTCCGACGCCGAGCTGCAAGCCAAGACCCCGGAGTTCAAGCAGCGGCTTGCCGCCGGCGAGTCCCTGGACAAGATCCTTCCTGACGCCTTCGCGGTGTGTCGCGAGGCCAGCCGCCGCGTGCTGGGCATGCGCCATTACGACGTGCAGTTGATCGGCGGCATGGTGTTGCACCTGGGCAAGATCGCCGAGATGCGCACCGGCGAAGGCAAGACCCTGGTGGCCACGCTGCCGGTGTACCTCAACGCGCTGCAGGGCGAGGGCGTGCATGTGGTCACCGTCAACGACTACCTGGCGCGCCGCGACGCCGCGCAGATGGGCAAGTTGTACAACTGGCTGGGCCTGAGCGTGGGCGTGGTGTATCCGGGCATGCCGCATAGCGACAAGCGCGAGGCCTACGGCAGCGATATCACCTACGGCACCAATAACGAGTTCGGCTTCGATTACCTGCGCGACAACATGGCGCTGTCGCGTGCCGACCGCTATCAGCGCAATCTGCATTACGCGATCGTCGACGAAGTCGACTCGATCCTGATCGACGAAGCGCGCACCCCGCTGATCATTTCCGGCCCGGCTGACGAATCGCCGGAGCTGTACATCCGCGTCAACCGCATCGTGCCGCAGCTGACCAAGCAGGAAAGCGAAGAAGGCGAGGGCGATTACTGGATCGACGAGAAGGGCAAGCAGGTGCATCTGTCCGAGGCGGGCATGGGCCACGCCGAAGAACTGCTGATGCAGGCCGGCATCCTTGAAAACGCCGAAGACGGCCTGTACGCCGCGCAGAACTTGAGCGTGGTGCACCACCTCAACGCCGCGCTGCGCGCGCACGCCATCTATCAGCGCGATGTGGATTACATCGTGCGCGATGGCGAAGTGGTCATCGTGGACGAATTCACTGGCCGCACGCTGTCCGGGCGTCGCTGGTCCGACGGCCTGCATCAGGCGGTCGAAGCGAAGGAAGGCGTGCCGGTGCAGCGCGAGAACCAGACGCTGGCCAGCATCACCTTCCAGAACCTGTTCCGCATGTACAAGAAGCTGTCCGGCATGACCGGTACGGCCGACACCGAAGCCTACGAATTCCAGAGCATCTACGGTCTGGAGGTGGTGGTGATTCCGACCAATCGCCCGACCGTGCGCAAGGACCATCCGGACCAGGTGTTCCTCAACCGCAAGGGCAAGTTCAATGCAGTGCTGGCCGACATCGAAGACTGCGCCAAGCGCGGCCAGCCGGTGCTGGTGGGGACGACCTCGATCGAGACTTCGGAGATGCTGTCCGAGCATCTGCGCAAGGCCGGGGTGAAGCACGAAGTGCTCAACGCCAAGCAGCACGAGCGCGAAGCGACCATCGTGGCCAACGCTGGTCAGCCGGGTGCGGTGACCATCGCGACCAACATGGCCGGTCGCGGTACCGATATCGTGCTGGGTGGTTCGCTCGAGTCCGAGTATCACGCGCTGGGCGAGGATGCGCCCGAAGACGCACGCTTCAAGATCAAGACCGACTGGCAGCGCCGGCATGACGCGGTCAAGGCGGCCGGTGGCCTGCATATCATCGGGACCGAGCGTCACGAATCGCGGCGTATCGACAACCAGTTGCGCGGCCGCGCCGGTCGCCAGGGCGACCCGGGCTCCTCGCGCTTCTACCTGTCGCTGGAAGACAATCTGATGCGCATCTTCGCCTCGGACTGGGTCCAGAAGGCGATGCGCATGATGGGCATGAAGGAGGACGACGTCATCGAAGATCGCCTGGTCAGCCGGCAGATCGAGAAGGCGCAGCGCAAGGTCGAAGCGCACAACTTCGATATCCGCAAGAACCTGCTGGACTTCGACGACGTCAACAACGATCAGCGCAAGGTGATCTACGCACAGCGCGATGAATTGCTGGACGCCGAGTCGGTGAAGGACAACGTCGACGGTATCCGCGGCGATGTGATCTACGACCTGGTCGCCCGCTTCGTGCCGCCCAATTCGGTGGACGAACAGTGGGACCTGCAGGGACTGGAAGCCACGCTGGAATCGGAGCTGGGCATGCCGATGGCGTTGCGCGAAATGGCGCGCACGCAGGAAGAACTGGACGCCGAGCAGATTGCCGCCAAGGTACAGGCTGCGGTGGATGCGCACTTCGCCGAGAAGGAAGCGGCGGTAGGCAACGACACCATGCGCGCGCTGGAAAAGCACGTGATGCTGACCGTGCTCGATCAGGGCTGGAAGGAACATCTGGCCAAGATGGATTACCTGCGCCAGGGCATCTATCTGCGTGGTTACGCGCAGAAGCAGCCCAAGCAGGAATACAAGAAGGAAGCCTTCGAGCTTTTCTCCGAGATGCTGGAGAACGTCAAGCGCGAGGTAGTCAACCTGCTCGCACGCGTGCGTATCCGCAGCGAAGAAGAAGTGGCCGAGCTGGAAGAACAGGAGCGTCGTCAGGCCGAAGCACGCCTGATGGCCTCGCAGTTCCAGCACCAGGATGCCGGCGGTTACGGCGCCGACGAGGAAGTGGAACAGATGCAGGGCGGCAACGCGCCGGTGCCGGTTTCGCAGGTCACCCGCGACGAGCCCAAGGTCGGCCGCAACGATCCCTGCCCGTGCGGCAGCGGCAAGAAGTACAAGCACTGCCACGGTCAGCTCAGCTAG
- a CDS encoding VOC family protein, whose amino-acid sequence MSLLASQQLKVFVPARDYALSQRFYRALGFVQEDEVGNVTCFRHGAHCAFLLQDFYVRELAENLMLHLWVDDADGWWQHLHDVGLDEQFGVSFSAPEDRPWGARDFTLHDPSGVLWRIGQPL is encoded by the coding sequence GTGTCACTTCTAGCCAGCCAGCAATTGAAAGTGTTCGTGCCTGCGCGCGATTACGCGCTGTCGCAGCGGTTCTATCGTGCGCTGGGATTCGTGCAGGAGGACGAGGTGGGCAACGTCACCTGCTTTCGGCACGGTGCGCACTGCGCGTTCTTGCTGCAGGATTTCTATGTGCGCGAGCTGGCCGAAAACCTGATGCTGCATCTGTGGGTGGACGATGCCGACGGATGGTGGCAGCACTTGCATGACGTGGGGTTGGATGAGCAGTTCGGTGTGAGCTTCAGTGCACCGGAAGATCGGCCATGGGGCGCGCGCGATTTCACCCTGCATGATCCCAGTGGCGTGCTGTGGCGAATCGGGCAGCCGCTGTAG
- a CDS encoding autotransporter domain-containing protein, with protein MSLINIKWSFMNRIYRLVLNRATGLMQVASELATSQGFPPRTTGFSLCHRSLLSTAMLAALGSVAAPSAFAAVFDFNSDETITSSRVYTDGFRVGPNGTVVVDVSGAAVVTSEEDISLGSTAAGNGTLRLTGPGARLAINSGFWDLLVGEAGVGNLTLQGGSQATTAGLMTLGNQQGSSGNVLVTGAGSALTAREIRVGRGGTGTMDITNGGTVTTTRPYSVVNNYGMSLGDGTNGAGTVNVSNGGTLAIADNLLLVGMVRDGTLNIGNGGTVNADRGVHLGGTLISLSNNGTSNGTVNVAAGGELNTAELILGVHSDSSGVVTVTGTGRINADTVSVGSNGDGSLTLSGGAVLRATTDVRAELPHGISENFGQTGRIVVSGTGSAIEAPRVDVSNELLVEGGAAIRSTTAAFYDSYANTRTNATLTGAGSNWTNSGAMRAFTNVEILDGAVITTDTLSVSGGLNSSTFAPRLEHDQVRVRGVGSAIVTANGLTVGGTVFEPYGVLSAASGGRIDGGSGITLGNAGYLALGGGMDQWSLATTAPVWRAAEAVGQLSASPISMEVNSGGLVFNHTGDATLSNTIRSVPSGNTWVGGQLLQLSGNTRLDGDLTAFGGEINVTGGTLLINSDLYTGQGYTNPSRALVQEISVSGGTLVLNGTSGFQQQINLGSTVETVRSSIAVVTGEGILAGNARLGDTFLGDGGTLSPGQNGIGKMTFDGDLYLSANNGLGATISGTSFYDVDVLGNGQNDQLAVSGTAYLGRTSGLTNTADAALRVTALDPSVSYQNGQTYTILEAAGGVQGRFDQVTSRSAFIDPSVVYTANQVQLTLAVKDTTPPVTPAPPVDPGTPVTPVDPVTPVTPAPPIAPVTPVAPIAPPLVFGTVAISGNQRATAAALDTLRQSGDALALYNGLLIMDADTARAAFDDLSGEVHASNRALLLEDRFLREGISQRLRQAPDFTEDGGASAWVAGSGASNRQDGDGSAARARQNRDGLMAGVDWSFGERWTVGLAAGAESLRQQLQARNASSDVDAVHAGLYGGYRGEAVWINGAASYADYQIDTERTVGVGTGIAQRLGGRYDADAVSAFVEGGWDFELGALTLTPHVAAAYTRLSTDAGVEAGGSAALAIDASKDEVWTSTAGVRASWDISGGLQDGARLEAGLAWQNAAGELRADSRQRFVAGSSAFTVGGVPLARNVGIAELGVSLNTSANSRLSLVGQGRAGDGQREVGAQLNWKVAF; from the coding sequence GTGTCCTTGATCAACATCAAATGGAGCTTCATGAACAGGATCTATCGCCTGGTGCTCAACCGCGCCACCGGTTTGATGCAGGTTGCATCCGAACTTGCCACCTCTCAGGGTTTTCCCCCTCGCACAACCGGCTTCAGCCTCTGCCACCGTTCTCTGTTGAGCACGGCGATGCTGGCTGCGCTCGGCTCAGTTGCAGCGCCTTCCGCGTTTGCCGCCGTATTCGATTTCAACAGCGATGAAACTATCACTAGCTCGCGCGTGTATACCGATGGCTTCCGCGTTGGCCCGAACGGCACGGTTGTGGTCGATGTCAGCGGCGCTGCTGTGGTCACCTCCGAGGAAGACATCTCGCTGGGCAGCACCGCGGCTGGCAATGGCACCCTGCGGCTGACTGGCCCGGGTGCACGCCTGGCCATCAATAGCGGTTTCTGGGACCTGCTTGTGGGTGAAGCCGGCGTCGGCAACTTGACGCTGCAGGGCGGTAGCCAGGCCACCACTGCGGGCTTGATGACCTTGGGCAACCAGCAGGGCAGTAGCGGCAATGTGCTGGTGACCGGGGCCGGATCGGCGCTCACCGCGCGTGAGATCCGCGTCGGCCGCGGCGGCACTGGCACCATGGACATCACGAACGGCGGCACTGTCACGACAACACGCCCGTACTCGGTGGTCAATAACTACGGCATGAGCCTCGGTGACGGCACCAATGGCGCCGGTACGGTCAATGTCAGCAATGGCGGTACTCTGGCCATCGCCGACAATTTGTTGTTGGTCGGCATGGTCCGCGACGGCACCCTCAACATCGGTAATGGCGGCACAGTCAACGCAGACCGCGGTGTACATCTGGGCGGCACCCTCATCAGCCTGAGCAACAACGGCACCAGCAACGGCACCGTTAACGTGGCTGCTGGTGGTGAGCTCAATACCGCAGAGCTGATCCTTGGTGTACATAGCGATTCCAGTGGCGTGGTGACCGTGACCGGCACAGGCAGGATCAACGCAGACACGGTCTCGGTCGGCTCCAACGGCGACGGAAGCCTCACTCTGTCCGGCGGCGCTGTGCTCCGTGCAACCACCGACGTGCGTGCCGAGCTCCCCCACGGCATCAGCGAGAACTTTGGCCAGACCGGCCGTATCGTGGTCAGTGGTACTGGTTCGGCGATCGAAGCCCCGCGCGTTGATGTCAGCAATGAGCTGCTGGTTGAAGGCGGTGCGGCGATCCGTTCGACCACTGCTGCCTTCTATGATTCTTACGCCAATACCCGGACCAACGCGACGCTTACTGGTGCTGGTTCCAACTGGACCAATAGTGGTGCGATGCGGGCCTTCACCAATGTCGAGATACTCGACGGCGCAGTGATCACGACGGATACCTTGTCGGTTTCCGGCGGACTCAACTCCTCGACGTTTGCGCCCCGGCTTGAGCACGATCAGGTTCGCGTCAGGGGTGTCGGATCAGCGATCGTCACAGCCAACGGTCTGACCGTTGGAGGCACTGTGTTCGAACCTTATGGGGTGCTCAGCGCGGCGAGCGGTGGCCGCATCGATGGCGGTAGCGGGATTACGCTGGGCAACGCAGGTTATCTGGCTTTGGGTGGGGGCATGGACCAGTGGTCGCTCGCCACCACTGCGCCGGTTTGGCGCGCTGCCGAAGCGGTCGGGCAACTATCTGCATCGCCGATCTCGATGGAGGTGAATTCCGGTGGGTTGGTGTTCAATCACACTGGCGATGCCACTTTGTCGAACACCATCAGAAGCGTGCCCAGCGGCAATACGTGGGTCGGCGGACAACTGCTACAACTCTCCGGTAATACTCGCTTGGATGGCGATCTGACCGCGTTCGGAGGTGAGATCAACGTCACTGGCGGCACGCTGCTGATCAACTCGGATCTTTACACCGGTCAGGGTTACACGAATCCCAGCCGAGCACTTGTCCAGGAGATCTCTGTGTCCGGCGGCACTTTGGTGCTTAACGGTACGTCAGGTTTTCAACAGCAGATCAATCTGGGTAGCACGGTCGAGACTGTACGCAGTTCGATTGCTGTGGTAACTGGCGAAGGCATCCTGGCCGGTAACGCCAGGCTCGGGGACACCTTTCTTGGCGACGGTGGCACTTTGTCGCCGGGCCAGAACGGCATCGGCAAGATGACCTTCGATGGAGACCTATACCTTTCTGCAAATAATGGGTTGGGCGCCACGATTAGCGGCACATCGTTCTATGACGTCGATGTGCTCGGCAACGGCCAGAACGATCAGCTCGCCGTGAGCGGCACGGCCTATCTGGGCCGTACCTCCGGCTTGACCAACACCGCCGACGCCGCGTTGCGCGTGACTGCGCTGGACCCGTCTGTCAGTTATCAGAACGGCCAGACATATACGATTCTGGAGGCAGCTGGCGGGGTGCAAGGCCGCTTCGACCAAGTGACCTCGCGCTCTGCCTTTATAGACCCGAGCGTTGTCTATACCGCCAACCAGGTGCAGTTGACCCTCGCGGTGAAGGACACTACTCCGCCTGTCACTCCGGCCCCACCTGTCGATCCGGGTACTCCGGTCACCCCGGTCGATCCGGTTACGCCGGTGACACCTGCGCCGCCGATCGCGCCTGTCACCCCGGTTGCTCCCATTGCCCCGCCTTTGGTGTTCGGTACGGTCGCAATCAGCGGCAACCAGCGTGCTACCGCTGCGGCATTGGATACGCTGCGGCAATCCGGTGATGCATTGGCACTCTATAACGGTCTGCTGATCATGGATGCCGATACTGCCCGTGCTGCATTCGATGATCTCTCGGGTGAAGTCCATGCCAGCAATCGTGCCTTGCTGCTGGAAGACCGTTTTCTGCGGGAAGGTATCAGCCAGCGCCTGCGCCAGGCCCCGGACTTTACCGAAGACGGCGGTGCGTCGGCCTGGGTTGCCGGCAGTGGCGCTTCCAATCGGCAGGATGGTGATGGCTCCGCTGCCCGTGCTCGCCAGAATCGCGACGGTCTGATGGCTGGTGTGGACTGGTCGTTTGGCGAGCGTTGGACGGTCGGGCTTGCCGCCGGTGCCGAGTCGCTGCGTCAGCAGCTACAGGCGCGTAACGCGTCCTCCGACGTCGATGCGGTGCATGCCGGGCTATATGGTGGCTATCGTGGCGAGGCTGTATGGATCAACGGCGCTGCCAGCTATGCGGACTACCAGATAGACACCGAACGCACTGTCGGCGTGGGGACCGGTATTGCCCAGCGCTTGGGCGGTCGTTACGACGCTGACGCAGTGTCGGCTTTTGTTGAGGGCGGCTGGGACTTCGAGCTGGGTGCCCTTACGCTGACCCCACACGTCGCCGCAGCTTACACGCGATTGTCCACTGACGCGGGAGTGGAAGCTGGCGGCAGTGCGGCGCTGGCGATTGATGCCAGCAAGGATGAAGTGTGGACGTCCACCGCTGGCGTGCGGGCCTCTTGGGATATCAGTGGCGGTCTGCAAGATGGTGCACGCCTGGAAGCTGGCCTGGCCTGGCAGAATGCCGCTGGTGAACTACGCGCCGATTCCCGCCAGCGATTCGTTGCCGGTAGCAGCGCATTCACGGTTGGCGGCGTACCGCTGGCACGCAATGTCGGCATCGCCGAGCTCGGCGTCTCCCTCAACACCTCCGCCAATAGCCGCCTGTCCCTAGTTGGGCAGGGACGTGCAGGCGATGGTCAGCGTGAGGTGGGCGCGCAGTTGAACTGGAAGGTCGCTTTCTAA